From the Bubalus kerabau isolate K-KA32 ecotype Philippines breed swamp buffalo chromosome 2, PCC_UOA_SB_1v2, whole genome shotgun sequence genome, one window contains:
- the DYNLT2B gene encoding dynein light chain Tctex-type protein 2B isoform X3, which translates to MRCCSAWPSSCRAQQRTGPAIAGFRPSVVKDCIHAVLKEELANAEYSPEEMPQLTKHLSENIKDKLKEMGFDRYKMVVQVVIGEQRGEGVFMAARCFWDADTDNCTHDVFMNDSLFCVVAAFGCFYY; encoded by the exons ATGCGGTGCTGTTCCGCTTGGCCTTCCAGCTGCAGGGCACAGCAGAGGACCGGACCAGCGATTGCAGG GTTCAGACCCTCTGTGGTTAAAGACTGTATCCATGCTGTACTCAAGGAGGAACTGGCCAATGCTGAATACTCTCCAGAAGAAATGCCTCAGCTCACAAAACATTTatcagaaaatattaaagataaattaaaag aaaTGGGATTTGACCGATATAAAATGGTGGTACAAGTAGTGATTGGAGAACAAAGAGGAGAAGGTGTATT CATGGCTGCTCGCTGTTTCTGGGATGCTGACACTGACAACTGTACTCATGATGTTTTCATGAAT gacagtTTATTCTGTGTTGTAGCGGCATTTGGCTGTTTCTACTATTGA
- the DYNLT2B gene encoding dynein light chain Tctex-type protein 2B isoform X1: MSVAASFPKRASFTMRASFAAADGLPETENIAGEPENTYILRPIFQQRFRPSVVKDCIHAVLKEELANAEYSPEEMPQLTKHLSENIKDKLKEMGFDRYKMVVQVVIGEQRGEGVFMAARCFWDADTDNCTHDVFMNDSLFCVVAAFGCFYY, from the exons ATGTCGGTTGCCGCCTCCTTCCCTAAGCGCGCGTCCTTCACTATGCGCGCGTCCTTTGCTGCAGCTGACGGCTTGCCTGAGACTGAGAACATCGCTGGGGAGCCGGAGAATACCTATATTCTGCGGCCTATTTTCCAGCAAAG GTTCAGACCCTCTGTGGTTAAAGACTGTATCCATGCTGTACTCAAGGAGGAACTGGCCAATGCTGAATACTCTCCAGAAGAAATGCCTCAGCTCACAAAACATTTatcagaaaatattaaagataaattaaaag aaaTGGGATTTGACCGATATAAAATGGTGGTACAAGTAGTGATTGGAGAACAAAGAGGAGAAGGTGTATT CATGGCTGCTCGCTGTTTCTGGGATGCTGACACTGACAACTGTACTCATGATGTTTTCATGAAT gacagtTTATTCTGTGTTGTAGCGGCATTTGGCTGTTTCTACTATTGA
- the DYNLT2B gene encoding dynein light chain Tctex-type protein 2B isoform X2, with protein MSVAASFPKRASFTMRASFAAADGLPETENIAGEPENTYILRPIFQQRFRPSVVKDCIHAVLKEELANAEYSPEEMPQLTKHLSENIKDKLKEMGFDRYKMVVQVVIGEQRGEGVLTVYSVL; from the exons ATGTCGGTTGCCGCCTCCTTCCCTAAGCGCGCGTCCTTCACTATGCGCGCGTCCTTTGCTGCAGCTGACGGCTTGCCTGAGACTGAGAACATCGCTGGGGAGCCGGAGAATACCTATATTCTGCGGCCTATTTTCCAGCAAAG GTTCAGACCCTCTGTGGTTAAAGACTGTATCCATGCTGTACTCAAGGAGGAACTGGCCAATGCTGAATACTCTCCAGAAGAAATGCCTCAGCTCACAAAACATTTatcagaaaatattaaagataaattaaaag aaaTGGGATTTGACCGATATAAAATGGTGGTACAAGTAGTGATTGGAGAACAAAGAGGAGAAGGTGTATT gacagtTTATTCTGTGTTGTAG